The genomic stretch GCAGCTTGATCAGAAAACCGGATTTGCTCATTCTGGATGAACCGACAAATCACCTCGATATCGGGACAATCCGCTGGCTTGAAGAGTACTTAAAAGGGTATCAAGCCTCGTTCATTGTCGTCACCCATGACAGGTACTTTCTGGATAGTGTCACCGATACCATTTGGGAACTGGACGGCGGCAGCCTTTATACATATAAAGGAAACTACGAAGCGTTTCTGGGCCAAAAAGCCGAACGGGAAGAAAATGAGGCGAGGCGGTACGAAAAACAGCAGTCCATCCTCAAAAAAGAGATTGAATGGTTAAAAAAGGGTGCGAAAGCGCGAACGACAAAACAAAAAGCCCGTATCCAGCGGATCGAGCAAATGAAAGAACAGAAAGGCCCGATAGACACCGGCTCAGTGGACATCGCATTGAGCGGATCGCGGATTGGCAAGCGGGTATTCGAGTTGGAGGATACAGCAATATCAATCGGGGGAGAGGATTTAATCGAACCGTTTTCTTACATTGTCCAGCCAGGTGCGCGTATAGGCATCATCGGGCCAAATGGAAGCGGAAAGTCTACCTTTCTGAAAATGCTTGCCGGTGACATCGATCCTAGCAGCGGCCGGGTCATCACCGGGAATACCGTAAATATCGGCTTTTACACTCAGGAGAGTGAAGATATGGACGGGTCGATGCGAGTCATCCATTATATTAAGGAAACAGCAGAGTTCATCACCGATCGCGACGGAAACCTGACTTCGGCCGCCACCATGCTCGAACGCTTCCTGTTTCCGCCGTCCACTCACGGTCTGCCGATCAACAAATTGTCCGGCGGCGAACAGCGGCGCCTCTATCTGCTGAAGATATTAATGGAAAATCCGAATGTCCTCCTGCTGGATGAACCGACCAATGATCTCGATATTGAAACGCTGACCGTCCTGGAGGACTACCTGGATGGATTTAGCGGAGCTGTCATAACGGTATCTCATGACCGTTACTTCCTTGATCGGACATCAGAAATCCTTTTTGTATTCGGCAATGGCAGCATTACACCTTATTACGGTTCATACAGCGATTACCTGGAGGAAGAACAACAGGCGGCGCCGATTCCAAAAATGAGGGAGACCACTTCAAAGGAAAAACCGTTTCAGCATGACGGAAAAAAGAAAAAGATGTCCTACCTGGAAAAAAGGGAATGGGAAGAAATTGAAGATCGGATTTCTGCATCCGAGGGGAAAATTGCGGAAATAGAACGGCAAATTGGACAATCCGGCAGTGACTATGAAAAAGCCCAGGAGCTTTTCAATGACAAAGAGGAGCTGGAGAATAAGCTGGACGAGTTAATGGAAAGATGGGCTTATTTATCTGAAAAAGCCGATGAATAAATAGAAGCGGAAGCATAGCGTTTCCGCTCCATCATATGCTCAGTTGTGCTGGATCATCCGTTTGGTGCCTAAATATCTTGATTTCCAATAGGACGTATCGAGTTTGCTCACTGTCACACCTTTTGAGGAACCTGCATGGATGAACTTGCCGTCTCCAAGGTAAATGCCTGCATGAGAAGGTCCTGGTTTATAGGTCTGGAAAAAGAGAATATCGCCTACACTCGGTTTCGTCACATCAGTGCCGAAATTCCAAATATCGCTTACAGTACGTGGAATGTTCACCCCTTGTTTTGCAAAAACATGTTTAAGAAAGCCGCTGCAGTCAAATCCTGCCGGTGTCGTTCCGCCCCATCTATAAGGTGTCCCGATATAGCGTCTCGCAGCTTTGGCAACCCCGAACTGGGCGGATCGTTTTTTATCTTCGATTTTCACTTTCGCAGTTGGCGGGGCCGGTTTGACAGTGACTTCGGTTTGCCAGCTTTTATGTTTGCTTAAAGAACCATAAACTTGCGGACCGGCAATGCCGTCGACTTTCAGGTTTTTTTCGGTCTGGAACTGGATAACCGCTTTTTTCGTCAGCGGACCGAAGACGCCATCAAGGTTTCCGGTATAGTATTTTAACTTCATCAGTTTATTTTGCAGACTGCGGACTTTTTCACCCCTGTCTCCATATTGTACAGAATTTGTTTTGGTGAAAGAATATTTATAAGGCACTGCAGCTGAATTTATAAAGAGGGTTTCTAGCGTATTCGGCCCTGCGATCCCATCAACAGAAAGCCGCTGTTTTTTCTGGAATGTCTTGACTGCTTTCAATGTGGCTGGCCCGAATATGCCGTCTGCTGACAGATTGTAGATATGCTTCCCTTTTAAAGCGAGCTGCAGCTTCTTAACTGAGTTTCCTGTTTGACCGAATTTCAGGTGCTGCTGGATATTCATGGCGGAGTCCCTGGCCGGATTCCCGGATCCAGTAGACCCGGAAGCTGCATGCGGTGCACTGAGCATCATACCGACAGTTATAGTGGGAATGACGACCTTTTCCTTCACAAGACTTTTTAACATTGATCTGGATGCCTCCCTTAACGGTAAACATAGGGCTTCTGGCTGAAATGTATTCCTTTTATTCATATTGAAAAAAGGATTGATTATGACAAAACAGGCATGTCCGGACAATCTTTTACATTTTCTCCGGCAAAAGCTGCATATTTCAACAGGAATCCAGAGGTGTGAGAAAACAATGATCGTCACGACATCATCGAAAAACAGCAAAAACTTGGCTTCACTGGCTATCAAAGCTGCGGAGGAACTGGATGGTGTTTTTGTAGAAAGACAGGAAATACCGCTTAAGGCTCTGCGGACAGAATTTAACGATGACATACTGGTGGTGGGAATAGACAAGTTTGTCATTCATCCCCGCAATGGGGAGGAACCGTTTTTTTTTCATCCCAATGCCGCCATGTTCAGGCTGAAGCGAGTGCTCGCCGGAGGTTCCGACCCATTTGTGGAAGCAGCAGGCCTGAAGCCCGGAATGTCCATTTTTGATTGTACCCTCGGTCTCGGAGCAGATGCTATAATTGCCGCACATGCGGTCGGAGAAAGCGGGAGTGTTACCGGTATTGAAAAAAACAGGATGATCGCCTATCTTGTCGAAAGAGGTTTGCAAACATGGAAAACAAATGTGCCTGATCTGGAAATTGCAATGAGGCGGATTAAGGTGATCGCGGGAGATTACATGCTGGAACTTAAGCGGATTCCTTCTGAATCGGTGGAGGTCGTTTATTTTGATCCGATGTTTCAAACACCTCTCACTGAGTCTGCAGGCATAAACAAAATGCGGCCGATTGCTGCAGACACAATGCTTACCGAAGCGGCTGTCGAAGAAGCAAAAAGGGCGGCCAGATACAGAGTTATAATAAAAGATCATTTCCGCAGCGCTGTTTTCGAGCGCCACGGCTTCAAACGGAAAATCAGGAAATCGGCGAAGTTTCATTATGGGGTGCTGGAGAAAGGCAGCATAGATTGATCGGTTTAAGGAAAGGATACGGGCGGAGGTGAATGACGATGGCAAATAAGCCTAAGCAGGATTCTTCAAAGTCCGTCCTGGAATCCCCCGAAATCGAAGGCCAAGGAACGACTGAGAGGGAAACCGGAACCGTTTCAAAAAGCTCTGCCCGAAACAGGAAAAGGAAATAAACATCAAAAAGGAACCAGCAGGAAGCCGGTTCCTTTTATACGGCGGTAAAATCATCAGTCAGTGGCAGCCAGATAAATGAAGTAAAAGATAGACAGAAAACTTAAAATGGCGAGTACAACAGTTTCATTCATTCTATCACTCCTCCCCTTTGCAGTTTCCTCCACTATGCTTCCAGCAGTTTTGCGACAGGCACTTCCATTTCTTTATCCGGATTGGCTGCTGTATAAACCCTTGCCGTCTCAGCTTCTTCATTTACACTTTGCAGCCATACCGGCACCTGGTTATACAGTACAAGAAATTCAGAAGATGAATCAATTATTTCGACTGCCCGTGAAACATACATATAGTAATTCCTCCTTTTTAGTATAATTTCCGCCTAACGGTGAAAGGTTATGCATTTTCATGTAGCCTTTTTGTGATGTCCATGAGACAATAACCGTATGAATTGATGAGAGGCGGAAGAGTATGCAACAGTGGATCCGTAAAATATTTGTCGCATTAGTCGCTATTCTTACTTTCGGAACGGTCGTACCGTCGAATCAGCCGATTCAGATTCCCGGTTCCCAAAAGAATAGCCAGCATGAACAATCTGTTGAAGCATCGGGCGATTTGGCTCGAGAGGATATTCCAGACGATCATGACGGCATATCCATCCCATCTGAACTTGAACCGCGTGAACTGTTTTTTGCTGCCATGCTGTCTGAAGCTGAAAAACAGGGGGAGCAAAAATTCGGGTTCAGAATTGAAGATAAGATCGGTGAAGAATACAGGCAGATTATTTTGCCAGAACTGAAAAACGCCGTTGGCACGTTAACGAAAGATTGGGATGACGGCGAGTTCGGAAATCATGTCATCTCCAGCACGCCTGCAGGCGGTTACGGAGAGAAAATCTTTCATATCTATCACAGTGAAACCGGGAAGGATGTATTCCGTTACCATGTCAGAAGAGAACGGCCTCCGCTTGACGGCCATTATTTTGCTTTCCATTATCATTCAGATGCAGATTCGTTTACCGGACATTATACTCTCGGGAAAATATACTGGGGTAAAAATACGCCGCCAAAATGGCAAAGTTGAAGGCTGTCTGTTTTGACAGTCTTTTTTTATTGATAGGAAAGAATAAATGGTTAACAGGGAAGTGTATCTACGCAGGGGCCGATTTTAATACTTTAAATTTGTTTTCTCCTGAAGGCTCGCCAATCGGTGAGTCTTCTATGCTGTTCTGCATGTTAGGCCGGCTTCCGCTGTAGCTGCCGATAAGGGTAATGGACAACATCACGGTCACCGCTCTTCCATAACATCATAATTATTCAGACAAGCATAAAGGATGCTTGCTTTCGTATGGGAAGTGCCCTTTTTAAATATGCATCCGTTCTTTAAATACATGGTTATAGGCACAACGGGCAAAATGGA from Bacillus marinisedimentorum encodes the following:
- a CDS encoding ABC-F family ATP-binding cassette domain-containing protein, whose translation is MKQVTAEKITKTYGEKELFRNLDFTIGENQKIGLIGLNGTGKSSLLSVVAEMDEPDSGAIIKPSGYSVEFVQQQTELVPGKNVLEQVFMNETPETEAIKAYELSLARLQDSPDDEKIQGELAEAQVKMDTLDAWELNAAAKAILTKLGVYNFEKIPEQLSGGEKKRVLLASSLIRKPDLLILDEPTNHLDIGTIRWLEEYLKGYQASFIVVTHDRYFLDSVTDTIWELDGGSLYTYKGNYEAFLGQKAEREENEARRYEKQQSILKKEIEWLKKGAKARTTKQKARIQRIEQMKEQKGPIDTGSVDIALSGSRIGKRVFELEDTAISIGGEDLIEPFSYIVQPGARIGIIGPNGSGKSTFLKMLAGDIDPSSGRVITGNTVNIGFYTQESEDMDGSMRVIHYIKETAEFITDRDGNLTSAATMLERFLFPPSTHGLPINKLSGGEQRRLYLLKILMENPNVLLLDEPTNDLDIETLTVLEDYLDGFSGAVITVSHDRYFLDRTSEILFVFGNGSITPYYGSYSDYLEEEQQAAPIPKMRETTSKEKPFQHDGKKKKMSYLEKREWEEIEDRISASEGKIAEIERQIGQSGSDYEKAQELFNDKEELENKLDELMERWAYLSEKADE
- a CDS encoding C40 family peptidase — its product is MKIEDKKRSAQFGVAKAARRYIGTPYRWGGTTPAGFDCSGFLKHVFAKQGVNIPRTVSDIWNFGTDVTKPSVGDILFFQTYKPGPSHAGIYLGDGKFIHAGSSKGVTVSKLDTSYWKSRYLGTKRMIQHN
- a CDS encoding class I SAM-dependent methyltransferase, with protein sequence MIVTTSSKNSKNLASLAIKAAEELDGVFVERQEIPLKALRTEFNDDILVVGIDKFVIHPRNGEEPFFFHPNAAMFRLKRVLAGGSDPFVEAAGLKPGMSIFDCTLGLGADAIIAAHAVGESGSVTGIEKNRMIAYLVERGLQTWKTNVPDLEIAMRRIKVIAGDYMLELKRIPSESVEVVYFDPMFQTPLTESAGINKMRPIAADTMLTEAAVEEAKRAARYRVIIKDHFRSAVFERHGFKRKIRKSAKFHYGVLEKGSID
- a CDS encoding YuzL family protein, which codes for MANKPKQDSSKSVLESPEIEGQGTTERETGTVSKSSARNRKRK
- a CDS encoding H-type small acid-soluble spore protein, whose product is MYVSRAVEIIDSSSEFLVLYNQVPVWLQSVNEEAETARVYTAANPDKEMEVPVAKLLEA
- a CDS encoding YpjP family protein — encoded protein: MQQWIRKIFVALVAILTFGTVVPSNQPIQIPGSQKNSQHEQSVEASGDLAREDIPDDHDGISIPSELEPRELFFAAMLSEAEKQGEQKFGFRIEDKIGEEYRQIILPELKNAVGTLTKDWDDGEFGNHVISSTPAGGYGEKIFHIYHSETGKDVFRYHVRRERPPLDGHYFAFHYHSDADSFTGHYTLGKIYWGKNTPPKWQS